In one window of Cheilinus undulatus linkage group 23, ASM1832078v1, whole genome shotgun sequence DNA:
- the rhno1 gene encoding RAD9, HUS1, RAD1-interacting nuclear orphan protein 1, which produces MPRKAPKTEKPPLLFLERALCGARLQNVPEVRAALNPREFFTEKHEDNSSALISWVSPQFDSTLPAAPPVRRGRRRKCQSVTSILDSSTQLTRKTSVCKFPSLSFHTKSRDQPHQPKSTRRKKATDSTDVKTQAQGSRQVKRTVSSGEYSETPKRPIAIRKRSTEGVCDAAASVNGCLNGPEIPSIQVPERCIVPADGASVLALNEFSTTEVSSIAPDVDTPKVIQEGISCSSSASLHLLLLQPCTPTRSQPPEVLVADTPERDYGVKVTWRRRRGLMLLLKERGHLTEPDVLIHC; this is translated from the exons ATGCCACGTAAAGCTCCAAAGACAGAGAAGCCTCCCCTGCTGTTCCTGGAGCGGGCTTTGTGTGGAGCCAGACTCCAAAATGTCCCTGAAGTCCGAGCAGCCCTTAATCCAAGAGAGTTCTTCACAGAGAAGCATGAAGACAACAGCTCAGCTCTCATTTCTTGG gTAAGCCCACAGTTTGACAGCACACTTCCAGCTGCACCCCCAGTGAGACGCGGAAGGAGAAGAAAATGCCAATCTGTCACGAGCATCCTTGACAGCTCCACTCAGCTGACGAGGAAAACCAGTGTGTGCAAATTCCCTTCTTTATCATTTCATACAAAGTCAAGAGACCAGCCTCATCAACCAAAAAGTACACgcagaaaaaaagcaacagaCTCTACTGATGTGAAAACTCAAGCTCAGGGATCACGCCAGGTAAAAAGGACAGTTTCAAGTGGGGAGTACTCAGAAACACCAAAGAGACCGATTGCAATCAGAAAAAGAAGCACGGAGGGAGTTTGTGATGCTGCTGCGTCTGTAAACGGATGTTTGAATGGGCCTGAAATCCCATCTATTCAAGTGCCAGAGAGATGCATAGTTCCAGCAGATGGTGCTTCTGTACTTGCCTTAAATGAGTTCAGCACTACCGAGGTCAGCAGCATTGCTCCTGATGTGGACACTCCAAAAGTAATACAAGAAGGGATCAGCTGTTCCTCCTCTGCATCTTTGCACTTATTACTGCTTCAGCCATGTACGCCAACACGTAGTCAGCCACCTGAAGTTTTGGTGGCAGACACGCCAGAGAGGGATTATGGGGTTAAGGTgacatggaggaggaggaggggtctgATGTTGTTGTTAAAGGAGAGGGGCCATCTCACTGAACCAGATGTGTTAATTCACTGCTGA
- the foxm1 gene encoding forkhead box protein M1 isoform X1, whose amino-acid sequence MTMRRSPRRPLILRRRKLPFQQNDQPTAEPQSQPAASCSKEPSEQDAGQSFTDGIRIMDHPTLSDTQVVLIPKTADLQSVIGALTAKGKECGAQGRNKFILLSESGSGDNGSVCQPSVIDTSAGTVGQPVKAEPMHDSPDVKPLTAAKLLNKDLECGPLDNSLTNIQWLGKMSTLETDPAKQMENKENQSPQVPNLQMDTEPGQHPLSERPPYSYMAMIQFAINSRKTRRMTLKEIYMWIEDHFPYFREVAKPGWKNSIRHNLSLHDMFIRDTSPDGKLSYWTIRPEANRCLTLDQVYRPGFDPMTAPVPVPMLLLSNQQHRRILPDIKKPSGSERRIKPLLPRTESYLIPVQLPVTSSVYMPSPQTQFPPYSSQQKQIASRGVKRVRIAPKVTQSDTPAVVMYPQNNNDPKVKEEPVCVPIKCETPKSLTPKPLPKRQVSGSRRKQRLVHSLSEEPVLLCPENTFFDSGVVSDASTFHDLPDAELKNSPDREFSFKTPIKSSNHLTSSTPSKPPCSVAPEPWKVTPVGKGSQNVLDFSPIRTPGGPAVTPRHEYTTFSFNSTPFKDWQLFNSPRELLNGAPSKATALTDSPIECIRSSCSRELLQAGGSTPANRSITEGLVLDTMNDSLSKILVDISFSCMDDEDLGTANISWSEFIPQFK is encoded by the exons ATGACCATGAGACGGAGCCCGAGGAGACCCCTGATTCTCCGAAGAAGAAAGTTGCCTTTCCAGCAAAATGACCAGCCCACAGCAGAACCACAGAGTCAACCTGCTGCATCGTGCTCCAAAGAACCTTCTGAACAAGACGCTGGTCAGTCCTTTACTGATGGCATCCGCATTATGGATCACCCCACCCTGTCCGACACACAGGTGGTCTTAATTCCCAAAACAGCAGACCTACAGAGCGTCATCGGGGCCCTCACTGCAAAAGGCAAAGAGTGCGGCGCCCAGGGACGAAACAAGTTCATCCTCCTCAGTGAAAGTGGCAGCGGGGACAATGGATCTGTTTGTCAGCCTTCTGTGATTGACACCTCTGCAGGGACCGTTGGACAACCAGTGAAGGCAGAGCCGATGCATGATTCCCCGGATGTTAAACCTCTCACTGCAGCCAAGCTTT TGAATAAGGACCTGGAATGTGGACCGTTAGATAACAGCCTCACCAATATCCAGTGGCTGGGCAAAATGAGCACACTTGAAACAGATCCAGCGAAGCAGATGGAGAACAAGGAAAACCAAAGTCCACAG GTGCCAAATCTTCAAATGGATACAGAGCCAGGTCAACACCCCCTGTCAGAGAGGCCTCCATACTCTTATATGGCCATGATTCAGTTTGCCATCAACAGCAGGAAAACCAGGAGGATGACGCTGAAGGAGATTTACATGTGGATCGAGGATCACTTCCCTTACTTCAGAGAAGTGGCCAAACCAGGATGGAAG aattCAATTCGTCACAACCTTTCTCTACATGACATGTTCATTCGTGACACCTCACCAGATGGTAAACTTTCTTATTGGACCATCCGTCCTGAAGCGAATCGATGTCTAACTCTGGATCAGGTGTACAGG CCTGGTTTTGACCCGATGACTGCTCCTGTCCCTGTGCCTATGCTTTTATTGTCCAACCAA CAACACAGGAGGATTCTTCCTGACATAAAGAAACCAAGTGGATCTG AGAGAAGAATAAAACCTCTTCTCCCTCGGACTGAGTCCTACTTGATTCCTGTCCAGCTTCCCGTCACCTCCTCCGTGTACATGCCGTCCCCTCAGACCCAGTTTCCCCCCTACAGCTCGCAACAGAAACAGATCGCTTCACGAGGGGTTAAGAGAGTACGGATCGCTCCAAAG gtgacCCAAAGTGACACCCCAGCTGTGGTGATGTATCCTCAGAACAACAACGACCCAAAGGTGAAGGAGGAGCCGGTTTGTGTTCCAATCAAATGTGAGACTCCCAAGTCCCTTACTCCTAAACCCCTCCCGAAAAGGCAGGTCAGCGGCTCCCGGCGTAAACAGCGCCTGGTTCACTCCCTAAGCGAGGAGCCTGTCCTTCTCTGCCCTGAGAACACATTCTTTGACTCTGGCGTCGTCTCTGATGCGTCCACTTTCCACGACTTGCCAGACGCTGAGCTGAAGAACAGCCCAGATCGCGAGTTCTCCTTTAAGACCCCCATAAAAAGTAGCAACCACCTGACCTCCTCCACACCCAGCAAACCCCCATGTAGCGTCGCCCCTGAGCCTTGGAAGGTGACACCTGTAGGCAAAGGCAGCCAGAATGTTCTGGACTTCAGCCCCATTCGCACTCCAGGCGGTCCAGCAGTCACACCCCGGCACGAGTACACCACCTTCAGCTTCAACAGCACCCCCTTCAAAGACTGGCAGCTGTTCAACTCCCCACGAGAGCTGCTCAACGGCGCCCCCTCCAAAGCAACAGCGCTCACAGACTCTCCCATCGAGTGTATCAGAAGCAGCTGCTCCAGAGAACTGCTGCAGGCGGGAGGATCCACACCGGCCAACCGCTCCATCACAGAGGGCTTGGTGTTGGATACTATGAATGACAGCCTGAGCAAAATCCTGGTGGACATCAGCTTCTCCTGTATGGATGACGAGGACCTGGGGACGGCCAATATCAGCTGGTCCGAGTTTATCCCACAGTTTAAGTAG
- the foxm1 gene encoding forkhead box protein M1 isoform X2: MTMRRSPRRPLILRRRKLPFQQNDQPTAEPQSQPAASCSKEPSEQDAGQSFTDGIRIMDHPTLSDTQVVLIPKTADLQSVIGALTAKGKECGAQGRNKFILLSESGSGDNGSVCQPSVIDTSAGTVGQPVKAEPMHDSPDVKPLTAAKLLNKDLECGPLDNSLTNIQWLGKMSTLETDPAKQMENKENQSPQVPNLQMDTEPGQHPLSERPPYSYMAMIQFAINSRKTRRMTLKEIYMWIEDHFPYFREVAKPGWKNSIRHNLSLHDMFIRDTSPDGKLSYWTIRPEANRCLTLDQVYRQHRRILPDIKKPSGSERRIKPLLPRTESYLIPVQLPVTSSVYMPSPQTQFPPYSSQQKQIASRGVKRVRIAPKVTQSDTPAVVMYPQNNNDPKVKEEPVCVPIKCETPKSLTPKPLPKRQVSGSRRKQRLVHSLSEEPVLLCPENTFFDSGVVSDASTFHDLPDAELKNSPDREFSFKTPIKSSNHLTSSTPSKPPCSVAPEPWKVTPVGKGSQNVLDFSPIRTPGGPAVTPRHEYTTFSFNSTPFKDWQLFNSPRELLNGAPSKATALTDSPIECIRSSCSRELLQAGGSTPANRSITEGLVLDTMNDSLSKILVDISFSCMDDEDLGTANISWSEFIPQFK, from the exons ATGACCATGAGACGGAGCCCGAGGAGACCCCTGATTCTCCGAAGAAGAAAGTTGCCTTTCCAGCAAAATGACCAGCCCACAGCAGAACCACAGAGTCAACCTGCTGCATCGTGCTCCAAAGAACCTTCTGAACAAGACGCTGGTCAGTCCTTTACTGATGGCATCCGCATTATGGATCACCCCACCCTGTCCGACACACAGGTGGTCTTAATTCCCAAAACAGCAGACCTACAGAGCGTCATCGGGGCCCTCACTGCAAAAGGCAAAGAGTGCGGCGCCCAGGGACGAAACAAGTTCATCCTCCTCAGTGAAAGTGGCAGCGGGGACAATGGATCTGTTTGTCAGCCTTCTGTGATTGACACCTCTGCAGGGACCGTTGGACAACCAGTGAAGGCAGAGCCGATGCATGATTCCCCGGATGTTAAACCTCTCACTGCAGCCAAGCTTT TGAATAAGGACCTGGAATGTGGACCGTTAGATAACAGCCTCACCAATATCCAGTGGCTGGGCAAAATGAGCACACTTGAAACAGATCCAGCGAAGCAGATGGAGAACAAGGAAAACCAAAGTCCACAG GTGCCAAATCTTCAAATGGATACAGAGCCAGGTCAACACCCCCTGTCAGAGAGGCCTCCATACTCTTATATGGCCATGATTCAGTTTGCCATCAACAGCAGGAAAACCAGGAGGATGACGCTGAAGGAGATTTACATGTGGATCGAGGATCACTTCCCTTACTTCAGAGAAGTGGCCAAACCAGGATGGAAG aattCAATTCGTCACAACCTTTCTCTACATGACATGTTCATTCGTGACACCTCACCAGATGGTAAACTTTCTTATTGGACCATCCGTCCTGAAGCGAATCGATGTCTAACTCTGGATCAGGTGTACAGG CAACACAGGAGGATTCTTCCTGACATAAAGAAACCAAGTGGATCTG AGAGAAGAATAAAACCTCTTCTCCCTCGGACTGAGTCCTACTTGATTCCTGTCCAGCTTCCCGTCACCTCCTCCGTGTACATGCCGTCCCCTCAGACCCAGTTTCCCCCCTACAGCTCGCAACAGAAACAGATCGCTTCACGAGGGGTTAAGAGAGTACGGATCGCTCCAAAG gtgacCCAAAGTGACACCCCAGCTGTGGTGATGTATCCTCAGAACAACAACGACCCAAAGGTGAAGGAGGAGCCGGTTTGTGTTCCAATCAAATGTGAGACTCCCAAGTCCCTTACTCCTAAACCCCTCCCGAAAAGGCAGGTCAGCGGCTCCCGGCGTAAACAGCGCCTGGTTCACTCCCTAAGCGAGGAGCCTGTCCTTCTCTGCCCTGAGAACACATTCTTTGACTCTGGCGTCGTCTCTGATGCGTCCACTTTCCACGACTTGCCAGACGCTGAGCTGAAGAACAGCCCAGATCGCGAGTTCTCCTTTAAGACCCCCATAAAAAGTAGCAACCACCTGACCTCCTCCACACCCAGCAAACCCCCATGTAGCGTCGCCCCTGAGCCTTGGAAGGTGACACCTGTAGGCAAAGGCAGCCAGAATGTTCTGGACTTCAGCCCCATTCGCACTCCAGGCGGTCCAGCAGTCACACCCCGGCACGAGTACACCACCTTCAGCTTCAACAGCACCCCCTTCAAAGACTGGCAGCTGTTCAACTCCCCACGAGAGCTGCTCAACGGCGCCCCCTCCAAAGCAACAGCGCTCACAGACTCTCCCATCGAGTGTATCAGAAGCAGCTGCTCCAGAGAACTGCTGCAGGCGGGAGGATCCACACCGGCCAACCGCTCCATCACAGAGGGCTTGGTGTTGGATACTATGAATGACAGCCTGAGCAAAATCCTGGTGGACATCAGCTTCTCCTGTATGGATGACGAGGACCTGGGGACGGCCAATATCAGCTGGTCCGAGTTTATCCCACAGTTTAAGTAG